The following DNA comes from Eriocheir sinensis breed Jianghai 21 chromosome 37, ASM2467909v1, whole genome shotgun sequence.
GACTTCAACAGTTATTCTCAGGAGGCAGGAAATAGATGAACTGTACATGAAGATGTTGGAAGATATATAGAAACAGAAGAGCAACCATTAAACACCACAAGAAAAGCAAGATAACTCCAATTCAGAAAGACACTATGGAAGCTATACAATGTTACCTCCAAAATTATTCACAGCTTGCTTTAAATAAAAAATTTAGAAAGGGATACAATATAGGAATTATGATAAATGGTGAATACAAATAATGATTGAGAAATTTCAGTTTGAGAGTAGTCctgatgaatatgaagaaaacaaaggtaatGTTTAAGAATCAGTTGGCAGGACAAAAAAAATTATGATTGGAAATAAAATACAGGTAGAGCAAATACAGcacatataaagaaagaaaaaaaaataggaatgggaTGGAGCGCTTTTGATAAACAGTTATGTCATGAATAGCAACCAATCATTGCTAAACTATTAATCCATCACCACTAAACTAGAAACCTGTTGCCATAAACTATTTTATTATAGTAGTCTATTACCTCCATGGTGTAGAgattagcatgcctagctacaaatcTGCAGGCCTAGGTTAGAATCCCATTTcaggcagtcggtgtgcagcccACTCAGCTGTTAGTtttcccttttgggctggtcaataaacaggtgcctggggaaacctagggaaggtaaactaaggcagcctggatgtcacactggccagGAGTCCTTGGATAATGGGCTATAACCTTCCACAGGCTTAAtataatgtgacggagatgagcactgaggacaAGCACAGATATTACAGATGCCCCAAGCTTTAAATTTATTGTCGCTAAGGATAGTAACCAAAGAAGGCTATCGCCAAATTGACAATAATGCTTTCATATTCACAGATGAAGCTATTCCCACGTGAAACAGCATCCTGTTTAACACAGAAAGGAATTGTCTGTTTCCCTGAAATAAACTGCCCAGTCTCCTAAATAGCAGCCCCGTGCAGCCTCACGCCCCGGGCCAGGCCGAGTAAGTCTTAACAGGGGTCAGCAGGACCCGAGCGACGGAGGGTCGCCCTGGCTGTGAGACACGCACCTTTACACAACACTGGGCACGCCATTCTTCAGTCATCTGTGCTAATAATACGCGATATAAACCAATATAACTAAAGTAAATCATGCAGCTCAagtacaaaaacaaaaataaagcccGGTAAGCGGTGCTCCTGTAAAAGTATCTCAACCCTATCACACGTAATTACCCAGGCAGAAACTGAGACATCTCTTTATCCCCGGTGACGCCATCCAACACACCTTACCTTCGCTGGTACAGCAGAAACGAGGAAATCGCGCAACACCTGAAATTCAAACATCAACAAGGCGGCCTCCATGGTGGTGCCGAGGGTGACGTCTCCCTTTACAACGGCGCAATGTTTGTCACTTTACCATGGTTAGGGCGGAATATTCTTATGCAGCTAACCGTGCAtatataaaaatgagagagagagagagagagagagagagagagagagagagagagagagagagagagagagagagagagagagagagagagagattttttttataatccttGACGATAAATTTCTGTAGGTATCACACTAGTATGGATTCTGCAAGAGgctttctactggtgatcttacTCTCCTAACAGATTCATCCTTTTACCAGCTGTTTGAGTCTGGCACATTTTATTTATAATTTACCCTCCTACAAcactctctctttattttcatctaatTTCCTTCTGGTTGAAGTCACTGCTCTACACTTAAACCTCTACACAGTGGTGTTCAGCAATGATTTGTTTATGCTCTTTTAAAACAAattgttccattttttttattatgccaATAACTCTTACTCAACAATTTCCAACAGGAAAAACAACTCAGCAAGAATTATGCAACAGAAGGCTACATGCAACAGAATGCCTGCCTACTTATGCTATTCTTTTAGAATGAGGCAGAAGTGATATTgctgtccttcaatgcctcaaaacttaATTTCTTCACTTTTCAACTTGACATAACCTTCCAAacatttccccttttcttcaatAACACACAGCAACCTCCTTCTTTAACAtcaaacattctcggtctattatgaacttaaaatctcaactggaaacttcataatttATCTCTTGCTAAAATAGCTTAACTGAGATGAAGTGCTTTGTATCATCACTAATGTTAATTATATATGAGTCTTGTctacccttgtatggagtatgatTCTTCTTCTCCAGGTTTGCCCATCTACAAGGTGGAGCAGCTTCATATTCAGAGGAATAATTTCTTTAAGTGTTGTGCCATCTCATCACGAAGGGAGGAGCAGGGCTGAGATCCAGTCATTGCAGTCACAGTTGACATCTTTTTGTGAAGTCAGTGACAGGGAGAGGCATAGAGAAGGCTCCACTCACATCCTCTTTTGAATAGAGCCTTCTTTGCATTGTTttatcagctcccctcctcttactgaccaAAGAGAGGCACTGAATTTTAACTACCATTGCTCTGACTATTCAGACATATTCTGTATATCTGCTTATGTTGCGATACAGCTTCCTATCTCATATTAGGAAAGTGAATGAGTTTCAAGAAAGTGTTTATCCAATAGTTGAGGTGCTGCCTGAAGGAGCGCATGATGTACTTTTTTTTCAGACCATTCCCCTTGAGATACTTTGCAATAACAGGTGCTCCTGCTCCAAACTTGGGCCCCTCACAATCTCCTCCAAAGTAAGCAAAAACTTTTTTTGGAGAGAAGGTGTTAGACTCTTCTTCAACCAAGCACATTCTCCTAAAGATGAAGAGCATCCACCTGATTGTATCCCCCTCTGACCACTCTAATCTGTATTTACGTTTATATGCAAGCGCTCCAAAAAAGGAACTCTTGAGACAAAACCCTGCTGGCACTGGTACGTTAAAAGATCGGCCACTCCACCATGTACAAAAGGCCTTGATCTCTCGAGGCATCCAGCGCTCTGCTTTGAGGTGATACAGCAACATTTTGCAAGACAGTTGGATGCAGCGCTCTTCTAAGGAGAGCTGCCTCAGCACCTCTGCCTCTAGAAGAGCAAAACTACAGCGCCACGACCCATCCGAGGTGTTGCTGACATGCATGTAATGGCTGTCTGGTGGGGTAAGAGCATCAGGCTTAACAATAGCCTCATGCCATGGCACCTCTAACACTGGTACTAGGTCTACACCCACCAGTAGAAGAGGGTACTCAACCCCCTGCCAGGCCAGGGCCAGTGATACACCCACCTGTGTTCTGGTCAGGCTGGGAGGCACCACACTTAATCTATCATCATCCAAGACGGAATCTGTAAGAACTTCCTTTACAAGGCCAAACAAGTCTCCCATCAGGCGGTTACCCTGCAAATGAGGATTGTTTGTCTCCACATTTATCTTAAGGACATTGCTCTTGAAGGCATCCATCTCCTGCTCCACCGATATGTTCACTCGATCAGCTGCTGGGATGACAACATTGATATCAAATTCATCAGGAGCAAAAAGCTTTGAGCCATCTCGTGCACTGCCCACCAACCTTAGTCGGCCTTGATACATGTCATCAGCCATCACCACACGGCCAAGGATGACACCTACTGCCTTGAGCACTGCATCTTTCACCTGCCTGGCCTCACCACTGTCCATGTCCACATTAGCCCTCTTGGCATCTTTAGGAAGCTTATTAAGGTCAACAGCACAAAGGAGTTTGCTAAGCAGTGCGTCAGGATCATGATGATCCAGAGGTGTAATCTTGTTTCTGGTTTTGTCATTGTATCTCAAGTAGCGCTTCAGGTACCCAGTGAAGTTGCTAAGGATCTGCTTGGCTGTTGTGCCAGCCCTACAGGGAGGATCCTCTCCCACAAAATGAACCAAGAGTTCCAAGGTGTGTTTGTGACCAAACATTGCTGCCAGATGAAGGGCTGTCTGGCCATACCTGTCTGGCTGCAATGGGCTGTACCTGTTTAGTTTCCATAGCACAGAATGCCCATGGCCACTATAGGCTTTGGCCTCAGCAACATTATGCTTACTGGCAACAGCAGCCTTCTCTAAGCTGTGGAGAAGTTGGACAACACTTCTAGATTTTCCATGGGAAGCAGCTTCATGAAGAGCTGTGGTGCCAGCAGTCCCATCGACCACCAGATCTGCAGGGAGGCACTCCATAACAAGTAGTAAATGCAGCAACTGCTGCAGGCCACTTCTAGAAGCTATCAACATAGCATAAGCACCTGCTTCTTGGTCAATGCTACTCAAGTTCCCTGGTGTTGGATGGACAGTGTTGCCGGTGTACTTGGTGAAGAGTGCTTCCTGAAGAGCCAGCAGCATCCGAACTTTCTCCTTTTCGCTCTCATCCTTTGTGAATATTTCTAGGTTCTCaagcttcctcttctcccttttgtaTACCTCCTGTTGACAGAAAAAAGCATTGCTTATACTATCTTTTTGCTTTATAGAATATTTTATACATGCATGTAAATCCCTAACAATGGCAATGAAATGTCAGATTTTAAAAATAAAGAACAACTTCCACAGGCAAGCTGCAATTAATGGTTTCCATGATTTGTTACTGATAATTTAATGTTTTATACATGATCTCCATGAAAATTTTATTTAGAGGAATAATGAGGATACGAAGGTGTACTAAAAGAACAGATAAATAATGTGTGGATATTTGTTGAGTTACCTCTTCAAGCTTCTTAAGTTTAGCTGCATCCATCTTCCCTATAATATCCTTTGGAAGGCTGTGTTCACTGTCTGGAATGTACAATGATGCTCCAAGGTTCCGAACCATTGTCTCCGCTAGGTTCAGGTTGCCAGTCTTCAGTGCAGCATGCAGTGGAGTGGTGCCTGCAGCATTAAAGTAGGACCAAGCCCCTGCCCTTTGCAGGAAACTTGCAATGAGTGGACAGTTGGCACGCGTAGCTATCACCATAAAAGAAGTTAGTTTATCTGTCGTCCTTtcatcaagtttttttttcttagcagTACTTCCTTTCTGCCAACAGGCTTCCCATCGAGCTCCCTCATCAGCAGTTGTCTTGTCTCCCAAATTTTCTTTTTTAGAATTTCCCATCTTCCAGCAGGCTTCCCATGGAGCATCTCCATCAACAGCTTCTATCAATTCAGTAAGGTCATACCGAAGCCCACTGGTGTGTCGAGGCAGTCGGTCTCTTTCTCGCTTCAGCTCCCTAGAGAAGGCCTGAGAAGGGATAAGTAGTATGACTTACCAATTTAAGGACTAACTATGGACACAATTACACATCTCAAACATTGTGAGGCACTAATTTCTGCCTGAGCCTGACTATATACCTTAGTGATGGCAAAGTAGACTCTGGCAGAAGTGTTGGGTGAATACCAAGCATGCTGCAGCAAGTTGAGGCCCTGTGTGCATGGGATGAGGGATGCCTGTGATGCCAACATGAGATTGACGATTTTAGAGCGGTCATGAATGATGGCCTGCTGCAGCGCTGAGTTGGGAAAATCCCCATTTAGCTCCAGTGGGGCTCCAGCACACATGAGACGGGACACTTCCTTCACATTGTCTCCCTCACAGATGACTTGGAGCAGCTTTGTGTACAGCTCCTCAGGAGAACCCTTTTCCTGTGGAAGGAGAATTATCAGACACAAACACTATACTAGGTGAAGGgggataatgaaaataattactGCAGtacatatcattttttttttgcaccggtaggcttgcttgaggggcctggatggtatttggccccagcccgtcatggcgcaggcaagtgtttatagtggcaccatcttctcttggctcatgctgccccccagaacttgttcttgattcttggacggtttcctctagagtccaggttgatggatggtcttcaggacagcatgtgggtagttttaagccacttggcagtgactgaaaaatccgaggtggtagcgtggggattcgaacccgtgtcgtccatcaagtggtgaatgtgggcccagcacactaccacttcagccactgcctaccctaaACTtacttatatatatgtataaataatgtTGGTTACATGTCTGGATCTAAATACTGTTCTGTCTCCATATACTTCAACCATCAATCAAAAAAGAGAGCACAAAAGACTGGATGGTCCAAATTGCTGTACATCTGTACATAGACTGAAAGCCTCTCCGCTCTTATATTattaaagcagaagaaaaaatctGCTTTTATGAACCTGCATGTACCATACCAAGCTATATCATATAATGGAAAGAGCTTGAATTTTTATTATAAGAATATGTTATAAGTTAAGCTGACATTAGGCAAATTACTCAGCTGAGGACAGACAACAAGGTATATTATACTGAACATGCAGTTGAAGCATCAGCCCAAAATTCAGGTGGCACAGACCTTAGACTTGGCTATCATGAGCAAAGTGTATGGAAGCCCTAGTGGTGCAGCTCGTGCCCAACAATCCAGTGATCAGCTTACCACAGTGCCACAACCCTTGGACACATAAAAACTGGGCCTGACTGGTTATAGTACTACCACATCACAATGGAGAATGTGGAGAAAAATTATGGAGGGCCAAGAAAGCACTGGCAACAAGGCACACTCTAAAGCTTTCTCAGGCCCATGTGAGTTGGCAATGTGTACAGAAAATAATTATCAGACATAAGGGGGCACAATGGCACAATTCATAATGAGTGACCTATAGCCTTGCTTGTAAGAAGGTGTGCATACTTTTTTGGTGGAAAGTTGTTCTGAGGTTCAGAGGAGGATGTCTTACCTTTGAACACTGGTGATTCTCCAAGATTGATATTGCTTCCTCATACAGGGGGTAGGAGACTGTGGAGCAATAATTAGCAAGATTCAGACAACTTTTGAAAAATGGCTAGTAATCTACAAGCCAAGCCATGAAATAATGTTATGACCTGAAGGAAAGCCATAATGGCCCATAAATAGTTGTTCTCTTTGAAGGTACAGTTAGTACAATCTACGTACACTGGTAATATTACAAAAACAATAGTTTTCTCAACACCAAACACAATCAGCAGAACAGTTGTGAAAGCCAGTCAAACAGAGGCCACTTTTGAATTTGGTTTGGCCAATCCTGATACTTGCATAACTTGTTTCTTTGAGATTTTACTGATTTTTTATTTGAAGTTTTGAGCAGAAAGTTAAACTAGAATAGAATGATCAGGTTCtcgtaaaaacaaacaacaaatctCTACCCACTGTCAGTTATATTTTCATCATCTAAGTACTTACTTGTGCCTTCATTGCATTTGAGCTTCTTCTTAGCCAGATCAAGGGGAGTGAGGCCATCATAGGTCATTACATGAGGGTGAACCATATCAAGGAGCTGTTCAACAACTGAAGGTTTGACATAATTTTCCTCTAGAGCACAGTGGAGGAAGGTCATGCCTCTTTCGTCCATCAAGTGAGCATCACCTATTACTTTCATTTCTTCAATCCCTGCAACATTACCATATTTCACATACTTTTTGAAACTCTCATAAttgtccttttcattctcctcttgtgACTTCTGTAAAGAACATACAATTATGAAAattcaagaaaatataaaaacagaaCTAAACGTTTGCCACACTTGATATTGACATGTCCTCAAGCAAGTATGTGAAACATTTGGTCAGTCATTTATGCAACATCATGCATacgaaggaaggtaagggagcaATAGAGTTTAGACACAATTAAATAGTTACAATAAAACCCTTTTTTTTATGATACCCTGTTTTCCATAAAACTTTTAAAAAATCCCTTAACAAAGATATCAAAATACATGGGATGTTACTGTTAGtctcaggaaaaaaaagagacagctGGTCAGGGTGAGAATTTTCTGCATGCAATATAAGGGAACTCTTAGATTTAAAAAGCAGACCTCTTACCACCTATTTAGGAAATAGTAAGCATAAAGGTAAAGGCAAATTATGGAGATCAGAAAATACAGCCTCCATATTCAAAATGGGGAACATATGAGAATAACCGTGATTAATTGGTCAAACCTAAATTATAGGCAAGTTTGGTTGTAAGACCAGCCTCCCCGAACCTTCACAAAAGGCTCCAACACAATTGCATGCTGTGAACAAATAGGAATAGCATATGTAAAGGCAAAATGAAACTTGAAATACATACTATAAGCTCATGAGCATGCAACAGCTTCAGTGAAGAGCCACCTCGCCTCTTCATGAACCAACTTTCAATGTTGTGGCGACCTTCACGCACTGCTAAGTTCAGTGGTGTGAGTCCCTGCATATTTTTTTGGTAAGGGTTCAGTTTCGCTGCCACCAAGTACTCCACCACTTCCAGGGAGCCAAACCAAGCACTCATATGAAGTTCTGTGTTGCCACCTGAATCTGCAATACCAAGTTTCCATCCTTTGTCATTCAAATCCTCTATCACATGCTTATGACCTCGAAGACTGGCTGCATGGATAGGGGTACGACCCTCACTGTCAGCTATGGTGGTTGGGGTGACAGGAATCAAAGCAGCCACACATTGCCTGTGGCCACAGAAAGCAGCATGGTGAAGAGCAACAGCTCCTGcaacataaacaataaaaatgTTTTTAGAATAAATTCTGCTGTTCTGTAAATTATAACAAATGTGTATGGAAGTTATCAAGGACATTTCACATTAAGGGGACCGGccgttttttacccttttttctttattcaatagGTTATTGTCACGATTTATATAGCAGATGTAAGGGACACCCTACGCACAAGATTTTGCCCAAAAAAACAATCTatcacctttccattttttaccAATGACAATTTTTTGAAAATTTGAGGTTTTTTTGAAAAGGCTATTTCTACTATGATATTTGCTCTACAAGGGAACAATTGCTATAGTACAGTAACCATGTTTAGGCCAATGAAAGTATAGTGAGATATTGTATCAATAATCATTAGTTTGCGGAATATAAATTTTCAAACTTTCATGGTCATAATTTCCCCCTAAAAATTCAGACATAAATACACCATAATTCAGTCACTTCATATACGAGAAAAAAACTTGCTATAGTTTGATTCTTACAAGTCTAGGcatggttttggtgttggtttcaTTGAAATCTGTTGAAAAATGGTGGAGAAATTGAAGTGCAAAGGTACATAACTTACATTTTGAGTGAATGCGTAACATTCAATTATAGCGAAGTGATATCACGGCAtttatcctttcttttatttgtaatGTTATATAAAAAGATATGTCTTCATGTTCAGTCATATATTTTGATGTCCAGGCATAAAATAGTGTACATCTGTGCTCCtggtccccccccacccccacctcagcTTGAGGCAGGGTATTACCTCACAAAGGAGGGGTGTCATGGCTGCCAAGCTACTCATTGTTGCAGGGTTTGTTTCAGAATGCTTCTGGAGCATATgtcacctctttcttcttccctttgatgTTCTTGGATCTCTCCTTAATTCTTACATCCTATTCCTTTTAGAATTTTTTTCTTGAACCTCACTCTTATAAGCTCAGATCACCCCTgaggctgtatgtgtgtgtgagccggGGTATAGAGAAGGATAAATGTCAGATGTCACTAACAGGTAACATGTTTCTCTAAAATAATTGTAATAATCGATGTACTACATGCCCAGTACTTTTCATAATGTCGAGTTTGATGCATGGGGGGTCCATTATATgaccataaaaaaaaggtaatgcCAATTTTAATGAAAAACTTCGTCATAAGTTTCTCAAAGGGCATACGCAGCCGAGgaatttttttctcagtttttcatTTAGACCGATTTTCGTCGTTTTCGACCGGCCGGCCCCCTTCATGGGCTTCAAGAAGTGCAAAATATTAATATTCATATGCATCCTGAAGAACAATCAAAGTGTATATTCTTGTGACACTTGAAACTGTAAATGAATTTATAATACGTATACATTGCTAATATAAATGTAACTGATTCTTAATCACTAAATGATTGTTTGGCATTACACAGTAATAGAAAATGAGTGTCATATGCTTGTCATTGGTGAAATTAAGTACAAAGTATAAATTCATATAACTTATTACTGGACAATGTCTTATCAGTAACTCTTACAAACGTACATACCTTCTGAATCCCTTGCTAGAGGATCGGCACCACGAGAGAGCAGTTCTTCCACCATCTTCTCATGGGCCTTCCGGGCAGCCAGCATTAATGGCGTCCAGTTGGTAGAGCCACTGCCTTCCACACTGAGGCCAGATTCAATGAGAGTGTCCAGCAGGTGGGTATGGCCATTCCAAGCTGCTAAGGCCAGCAGGCATATCGTCATATTTTCATGGTAGGGTGTCGTCACACATCCAGACAGGTCACCTCCCTGGTCACGGATGGCATGTAGTTTAACCAGGTTCCCATCACTCACAATCTGCTCCAGTTCCTGCAACACAGAATCTCTTCCCAACATCTAATATATGGCAAATGCACACAGATAACTTATTTATAatgtcatttatattttcttcaatcAATAGCATCCATGCCTATCTACACCTGTCTTGTTCTTCAGGAGACCAATACTGCAcacccatctttttttctttccttttcaactGTTATCCATACCACTCCTCATAACCCTCTTACAACCCATTTTCATGAGCACTAAACCTATCCAaagcaaaacaacttttgaggtTTGTTTCATCAATACCTGAAATCCCTATCTTTCATCCCTTGAAAGATTTATAAAATTaatatctctcctcttccattcttcattcattcaatGCAATACACATAGAGCCCAAATGATCATTTGCTTTTCAGTTTGATTTATGAACATTTTATTTGAGTGTTATTTGCTTCATTGAGCTGCATATATAATggattactttttctttttatatatattaattctaAAAATAATTAGTGTAGCTATATCTTCTTGACTCATAAACTGATTAAGTTATCTTTGATAAGTCTTGTAGTTTTGATGATGTCTAAAATGCCATACCTTTAGTGCCTTCTTCTGGCTTTCCAGTGTAGAATTGGACTCCtgatcctcctttttcctttccagttCCTGCAAATATAAAAATatctctatgaaaatatattcatgTGGCAATGCAAAATATAACCATTGCATGCTCACCCAAGTAGAAGTAGTTTTGACATGAACCCACTCACTGAACCAAATAGTGGAAACAAAACATGCTTAATGGGTCAGTCAAATTGACTTCAAACTGTCAGCAGTATCTGGCTAATCTTTTCATGCATGATAtaagaaaatta
Coding sequences within:
- the LOC127008193 gene encoding histone-lysine N-methyltransferase EHMT1-like isoform X4; its protein translation is MAANSSEAERGGDCGLAGRKPLIPENIKDELDMVYHFTEEFKNRYGETHMPAFKIAHLESILTNAKKGPVRERKPVAVYLHHDNSTLSDLFCSKGLCSADVVTYLNKNFVVFGWDMTSRKIKRRIRQPLSVHVGYSLAVKVKELTEEQLPLLLTLTFIHTSWGVDPNVISYINGTSNGTDILNCLIQTKKVFDDNHVIALQRLEEKECRDSVWSIPWKHVPQDETLELERKKEDQESNSTLESQKKALKELEQIVSDGNLVKLHAIRDQGGDLSGCVTTPYHENMTICLLALAAWNGHTHLLDTLIESGLSVEGSGSTNWTPLMLAARKAHEKMVEELLSRGADPLARDSEGAVALHHAAFCGHRQCVAALIPVTPTTIADSEGRTPIHAASLRGHKHVIEDLNDKGWKLGIADSGGNTELHMSAWFGSLEVVEYLVAAKLNPYQKNMQGLTPLNLAVREGRHNIESWFMKRRGGSSLKLLHAHELIGLKK